From the genome of Clostridia bacterium, one region includes:
- the zupT gene encoding zinc transporter ZupT: MGNEQALTSLSISVLAGMATLLGALIIFVTRGKSEKLLTFSLAFAAGVMLSVSFSDLLPEARQFLSAAQGETRGVLFMIGFLIVGILVAAGLDYFVPHEEFDEESHDKPHQNLFRIGFISMLAVGLHNFPEGIAVFMAGVSDLTLGVSVAIAITMHNIPEGIAVAMPIYFATGNKKEALKYTFFTGVAEPVGALLAFLVLRPFINDFLLGAIFAVVAGIMLYIAIEELIPSSRQYGFNRLALIATFVGICVMPLSYIF, encoded by the coding sequence TTACTCGGCGCTCTGATCATCTTTGTCACCAGGGGTAAAAGCGAGAAGCTGCTGACTTTTTCACTGGCTTTTGCGGCAGGAGTAATGCTGAGCGTTTCTTTTTCAGACCTTTTGCCGGAAGCCAGGCAGTTTTTGAGCGCGGCGCAAGGGGAAACCCGCGGCGTGTTGTTTATGATCGGTTTCTTGATAGTGGGTATCCTGGTGGCCGCCGGCCTGGACTACTTTGTACCCCATGAAGAATTCGATGAAGAAAGCCACGACAAGCCCCACCAGAACCTATTCCGCATCGGCTTTATCTCCATGCTGGCCGTCGGCTTACATAACTTCCCGGAGGGCATCGCCGTGTTCATGGCCGGAGTCAGCGACCTGACCCTAGGCGTGTCCGTGGCAATAGCCATTACCATGCACAATATCCCGGAAGGCATCGCTGTAGCCATGCCCATCTACTTTGCCACCGGCAACAAGAAAGAAGCTCTTAAGTACACTTTTTTTACGGGCGTGGCGGAGCCGGTGGGCGCTTTGCTGGCGTTCCTGGTCTTACGTCCTTTTATCAATGATTTCTTGCTGGGGGCCATTTTCGCCGTGGTGGCCGGTATCATGCTGTATATTGCCATCGAAGAACTGATTCCTTCCTCCCGGCAGTACGGTTTTAACCGCCTCGCCTTGATCGCCACCTTCGTCGGCATCTGCGTCATGCCCCTCAGCTATATTTTTTGA